A stretch of Ectothiorhodospiraceae bacterium BW-2 DNA encodes these proteins:
- a CDS encoding cation:proton antiporter, which translates to MITTITMTTGFLLILLGLYGALVHRNILRMIIAFSIANTGVNMVLVAVGYMHGRTAPILDSEALLNGADRLIIDPLPQALVLTAIVIGVGIIALMLAYAYRLFESRGTLNIDNFKDLKW; encoded by the coding sequence ATGATTACCACCATTACCATGACTACCGGCTTTTTGCTGATTCTGCTAGGGCTCTATGGCGCACTGGTGCACCGAAATATTTTGCGGATGATTATCGCCTTCTCCATCGCCAATACCGGTGTCAATATGGTGCTGGTTGCGGTGGGGTATATGCATGGCCGTACTGCGCCAATTCTCGATAGCGAGGCTCTACTCAATGGGGCAGATAGGCTGATTATTGACCCACTACCGCAGGCGCTGGTATTGACTGCGATTGTGATCGGCGTGGGGATTATTGCGCTCATGCTCGCTTACGCCTATCGCCTGTTCGAGAGTCGTGGCACCCTAAATATCGATAACTTTAAGGATCTGAAGTGGTAA
- a CDS encoding sodium:proton antiporter, with the protein MIKQALIVLLLIGLGTIFFSLNLTFEADESLNKTGHYYAVASAGDTGAANIVTSIIVTYRGLDTLGEVTVLFLTAAIVGLVLSRSCPVNRRQPRPDAGELLLTGKDLLVPLILLLGVYVFINGHLTPGGGFQGGAILASALLLLLLSEPMRHFSHRLITRVESTSGLLFVSIGVAGMVIGGGFLDNRILPLGEFGQLFSAGAIPIIYSLIGLKVGAEFSSMLIHFAETGDPEQ; encoded by the coding sequence ATGATTAAACAGGCGTTAATAGTACTGCTACTTATCGGTTTGGGAACAATCTTCTTCTCGCTAAACCTAACTTTTGAGGCCGATGAGTCGCTGAATAAAACGGGCCACTACTATGCAGTGGCGAGTGCTGGTGATACTGGGGCGGCCAATATTGTGACCTCAATTATTGTTACCTATCGCGGTCTTGATACGCTGGGGGAGGTCACGGTCCTCTTCTTGACGGCGGCGATTGTGGGGCTAGTGCTCTCCCGCTCCTGTCCGGTCAATCGGAGGCAGCCGCGTCCCGATGCCGGCGAGCTGTTGCTTACCGGCAAAGATCTATTGGTGCCACTCATTCTGCTGCTGGGGGTCTATGTCTTTATCAATGGCCATTTGACCCCAGGTGGAGGGTTTCAGGGGGGGGCTATTCTCGCCTCTGCGCTACTGCTGCTGCTACTCTCCGAACCGATGCGACACTTTAGCCATCGTCTGATTACGAGGGTCGAATCGACTTCTGGTCTGCTGTTTGTCTCTATCGGGGTGGCCGGTATGGTTATCGGGGGGGGCTTTCTCGATAACCGTATTCTACCTCTGGGCGAGTTTGGTCAACTCTTCTCCGCTGGTGCCATTCCGATCATCTACTCTCTAATCGGGCTTAAAGTGGGGGCGGAGTTTAGCTCAATGCTGATTCACTTCGCCGAAACCGGAGATCCAGAGCAATGA
- a CDS encoding DUF4040 domain-containing protein: MTLIVEAIALMVAVAMLIAAVMAVGGRRSLPITILASGLVGLLASVQFLLLAAPDVAMTEAAIGSGLTTFLFFFVLGRVRDGADD, translated from the coding sequence ATGACACTTATCGTGGAGGCGATAGCGCTAATGGTTGCCGTCGCGATGTTGATAGCGGCAGTGATGGCGGTCGGCGGCAGGCGTTCGCTGCCGATAACCATCCTTGCCTCTGGACTTGTGGGGCTGCTCGCTTCGGTGCAGTTTCTCCTGCTCGCCGCTCCCGATGTGGCGATGACAGAGGCGGCGATTGGTAGTGGCTTGACCACCTTTCTCTTCTTCTTTGTACTAGGCCGAGTGCGGGATGGGGCAGATGATTAA
- a CDS encoding monovalent cation/H(+) antiporter subunit G: MESILSLVGGVSLMVGTLFLLLGGLGLVRMPDIYNRIQAGTKATTLGTLLSLFGIACLQPEWGWKLLLIGLFLIFTNPLSSQVLARSSHRVGIRLSPLNRVDKLEEDERQEAHQ, encoded by the coding sequence ATGGAATCTATTCTTAGTTTAGTCGGCGGAGTCTCACTGATGGTGGGGACGCTGTTTCTGCTGCTAGGCGGTTTGGGTTTGGTGAGGATGCCCGACATCTATAACCGTATTCAGGCAGGCACTAAGGCCACCACACTCGGTACGCTGCTCAGTCTGTTTGGTATCGCCTGCTTACAGCCCGAATGGGGGTGGAAGTTGCTGCTGATCGGTCTGTTTTTAATCTTTACCAATCCACTCTCATCCCAGGTTCTTGCCCGATCATCGCACCGCGTCGGTATCAGGCTCTCTCCCCTCAATCGGGTCGATAAACTGGAAGAGGATGAACGGCAGGAGGCACATCAATGA
- a CDS encoding cation:proton antiporter (subunit F of antiporter complex involved in resistance to high concentrations of Na+, K+, Li+ and/or alkali) translates to MVDGLVIVSALFTGVAFLLTLWRFVKGPTAVDRVVAFDVLTIISITLIVLIAWVSDRGIYLDVALVYALLSFLGVIAFARYQERGF, encoded by the coding sequence ATGGTTGATGGATTGGTTATCGTGTCGGCACTCTTTACCGGTGTGGCGTTTTTGTTAACACTGTGGCGATTTGTTAAGGGGCCGACAGCCGTTGATCGGGTCGTGGCCTTTGATGTGTTAACCATTATCTCAATTACCCTTATCGTTCTTATCGCTTGGGTGAGTGATCGTGGCATCTACCTAGATGTCGCTCTGGTCTATGCCCTGCTCTCATTTTTGGGCGTTATCGCCTTTGCTCGCTATCAGGAGCGTGGATTTTAA
- a CDS encoding DUF302 domain-containing protein, with protein sequence MMKRYFIVMVLVLMSTSLLAANLENGYLINKNCAICHGQYGQGTPGRLSPRLAGLSEDYLIKAINEYKGGVRVNPTMMMTSGIGSMSAQDIEDVAYYLSSIDLSRDAQFDIKPSLGGDRVKGEAIYDDECRFCHRRDGFGKDSRGVPAIAGQHTEYLFQNLKMFQTRLRIHDDDPDDTLFDRFSDEDIINLTAYAASLDDRRIINGADAYLPRVDERMVARMAAAKEAAAKQSKKVVTDQLTISDITQTVAQMPLKDGVSIEDAIDAMRSKAVELNLKMVGEQQVSQELAARDVESPHLSIYQFCDPMDAREMIIANPIFASYMPCRISMVEDQEGVTWLMMLNLDMLINSKLLPPQVVETAIRVNQAMLDVMIAGATGEF encoded by the coding sequence ATGATGAAACGATACTTTATTGTAATGGTACTTGTGCTGATGAGTACCTCGCTCTTAGCGGCCAATTTGGAAAATGGCTATTTGATTAACAAAAATTGTGCTATCTGTCATGGCCAGTATGGCCAGGGAACCCCTGGACGCCTCTCGCCCCGCCTTGCCGGTTTGAGCGAGGACTATCTGATTAAGGCCATTAACGAGTATAAGGGGGGAGTTCGAGTCAATCCGACCATGATGATGACTTCCGGTATCGGCTCAATGTCTGCTCAGGATATTGAAGATGTCGCCTACTACCTCTCTTCGATCGATCTCTCTCGTGATGCTCAGTTCGATATTAAACCTAGTCTTGGTGGCGATAGGGTAAAGGGGGAGGCGATCTACGATGATGAGTGCCGCTTCTGTCACCGCCGCGATGGCTTTGGCAAAGACTCTCGCGGTGTTCCCGCGATAGCTGGACAACACACCGAGTATCTGTTTCAGAACCTAAAGATGTTTCAGACTCGGTTGCGTATTCACGATGATGACCCAGATGACACCCTGTTTGATCGTTTTAGCGACGAGGATATTATCAATTTGACCGCCTATGCCGCTTCGCTAGATGATCGCCGTATTATTAACGGCGCTGATGCCTATCTGCCGAGGGTCGATGAGCGGATGGTTGCCCGTATGGCGGCGGCCAAAGAGGCAGCGGCGAAGCAGAGCAAAAAGGTGGTTACAGACCAACTAACGATCTCAGATATCACCCAAACGGTAGCGCAGATGCCGCTTAAAGATGGGGTGAGCATTGAGGATGCTATCGATGCGATGCGCTCTAAAGCGGTGGAGCTCAACCTGAAGATGGTGGGAGAGCAGCAGGTGTCGCAGGAGCTAGCCGCTCGTGATGTCGAATCGCCACACCTAAGTATCTATCAATTTTGTGATCCGATGGATGCGCGGGAGATGATTATCGCTAATCCGATCTTCGCGAGCTATATGCCCTGCCGTATCTCCATGGTTGAAGATCAGGAGGGGGTTACTTGGCTGATGATGTTGAATCTCGATATGTTAATTAACAGCAAACTGCTTCCACCTCAAGTCGTTGAGACCGCAATTCGGGTCAATCAGGCGATGCTGGACGTGATGATCGCTGGAGCTACCGGAGAGTTTTAG
- a CDS encoding IS3 family transposase, whose protein sequence is MRLVEKECPSSVSIRAACDSLALSRAGYYRRQAPVVSPRASLPRPVAANALSEAERQAVLGLLNSERFYDQPPAEIYASLLDEGKYYCSISTMYRILRANQQTGERRAQKPAKSHAIPRLRATRPNEVWTWDITKLPTTEQGNFLNLYVVMDLYSRFIVAWMVSRKENSELSKLLISDAAARYRVALSGLTLHQDRGVPMTARGYLDLMAELGITCSHSRPRVSNDNPFSESQFKTLKQQPDYPQRFTGVDHARIWFSDYVDWYCFHHHHRGIAWFTPEQVFTGRYKEVSEQREQALKQAYQQHPKRFIHGEPKVKQPPTEVWINPALPEEGVGSLEVNYPTLNRAKER, encoded by the coding sequence ATGAGATTAGTTGAAAAAGAGTGCCCCAGTTCGGTGAGCATAAGAGCCGCTTGCGATAGCCTAGCGCTCTCGCGTGCAGGCTACTACCGCCGACAGGCTCCGGTTGTCTCCCCCCGAGCGAGCCTTCCAAGACCCGTCGCAGCCAATGCGCTGAGTGAGGCAGAGAGGCAAGCCGTTCTGGGGCTTTTGAACAGCGAACGATTCTATGACCAACCTCCGGCAGAGATCTATGCTAGCCTGCTGGATGAAGGGAAATATTACTGTTCAATCAGTACGATGTATCGGATCCTTCGTGCTAATCAACAGACGGGAGAGCGGCGAGCTCAAAAACCGGCCAAATCACACGCTATCCCCCGATTACGGGCGACCCGCCCGAATGAGGTTTGGACATGGGATATCACTAAGCTTCCCACCACAGAGCAGGGTAACTTCTTGAATCTCTATGTGGTGATGGATCTCTACAGCCGTTTTATTGTGGCTTGGATGGTCTCAAGGAAGGAGAATAGTGAGCTCTCCAAGCTGTTAATCAGTGACGCAGCGGCTCGCTATCGGGTCGCGCTCAGTGGCTTAACACTGCATCAGGATAGAGGTGTGCCGATGACCGCCAGAGGCTATCTCGACTTGATGGCCGAACTGGGGATCACCTGCTCCCACAGCCGTCCACGAGTCAGTAACGACAATCCGTTTAGCGAGAGTCAATTTAAAACACTCAAGCAACAACCCGATTATCCTCAACGATTTACAGGAGTTGACCATGCCAGAATATGGTTTAGTGACTATGTTGACTGGTACTGTTTCCACCACCACCATCGAGGGATTGCGTGGTTCACTCCAGAGCAGGTATTTACCGGTCGTTACAAGGAGGTTAGCGAGCAGCGTGAACAGGCGCTGAAGCAGGCCTATCAGCAGCATCCGAAACGCTTTATTCATGGTGAGCCCAAGGTTAAGCAACCCCCTACTGAGGTATGGATTAACCCCGCTCTACCGGAGGAGGGGGTGGGGTCGCTGGAGGTCAACTATCCAACCCTGAATAGAGCGAAGGAGAGATGA
- a CDS encoding butanol dehydrogenase: MEFCISCHTMQVNYKEYQQTWHYKNPSGVQATCADCHVPKEFFPKVKAKILAVKDIYHEIIGTIDTPEKYEAHRWDMASRVWAKMEASDSRECRSCHDYGNMDTAEQGRLARKKHDRAALEGKTCIECHKGLAHELPVEPEQLDNAASAAPPQLSLNTKESFH, from the coding sequence ATGGAGTTCTGCATTAGCTGCCACACGATGCAGGTTAACTACAAAGAGTACCAACAGACATGGCACTACAAAAACCCCTCCGGCGTCCAAGCCACCTGCGCTGACTGCCATGTGCCGAAAGAGTTCTTCCCCAAGGTGAAGGCCAAAATTCTAGCGGTGAAGGATATCTACCACGAAATCATCGGCACTATCGATACGCCAGAGAAGTATGAAGCCCACCGCTGGGATATGGCTAGCCGAGTCTGGGCTAAAATGGAGGCGAGCGATTCACGCGAGTGTCGTAGCTGCCACGATTACGGCAATATGGATACCGCTGAACAGGGCAGATTAGCCCGGAAAAAGCATGATCGTGCAGCGCTAGAGGGTAAAACCTGTATAGAGTGCCATAAAGGGCTTGCTCACGAACTTCCAGTCGAGCCTGAACAGCTCGACAATGCAGCCTCGGCTGCCCCACCACAACTTTCGCTGAACACCAAAGAGAGTTTTCATTAA
- a CDS encoding cytochrome c4, translating into MHSLLVAGAVTMATSATAATPTAEMLGNTCAGCHGIDGSSNGPAIPSIAGIDVDYFIESMTLYQSNERPSTIMGRIARGYTAQEIELMAEFFNTKKLKTIDQTTDAALAAKGASLHDRFCEKCHEEGGRIADGSAILAAQMLPYLEYSMTDFNSGMRDMPRKMKSKMQDVKEKYGDDGFKQLVHFYASQK; encoded by the coding sequence ATGCATAGTCTGCTAGTTGCCGGTGCTGTCACCATGGCAACTTCGGCCACTGCGGCAACCCCAACCGCCGAAATGCTCGGCAATACCTGCGCCGGCTGCCACGGTATCGATGGCTCCAGTAACGGCCCGGCGATTCCTAGTATCGCCGGTATTGATGTTGACTATTTTATCGAGTCGATGACATTGTATCAATCTAACGAGCGCCCCTCGACCATTATGGGTCGTATCGCCAGAGGCTACACTGCACAAGAGATCGAGCTAATGGCAGAGTTTTTTAACACCAAAAAGTTAAAAACGATCGATCAGACAACCGATGCTGCTTTAGCGGCAAAAGGTGCCTCGCTGCATGATCGTTTCTGCGAAAAGTGTCACGAAGAGGGTGGCAGGATCGCTGATGGTTCGGCTATTTTAGCCGCACAGATGCTGCCCTACCTTGAGTACTCCATGACCGACTTTAATAGCGGTATGCGTGATATGCCACGCAAGATGAAGAGCAAAATGCAGGATGTCAAAGAGAAGTATGGCGACGACGGCTTTAAACAGCTTGTCCACTTCTACGCCAGCCAAAAGTAA
- a CDS encoding twin-arginine translocation signal domain-containing protein produces the protein MSQFTRRNFLKLSGAAAAVSTFACSTAPAIASNKKRVVVVGGGIGGATAAKYLRLMDSSIEVTLIEANKDYYTCFMSNEVLSGERDIDNIKFGYSGLKGHGVTVVHAKVTGIDADKQRVMTDSGDTFAYDRCIVSPGVSFRYDLIEGYDETVAETIPHAWKAGSQTVTLRKQLEAMQDGGTVVIAPPPNPFRCPPGPYERASQIAHYLKSHKPKSKLLIVDPKPAFSKKGLFEAGWRKYYGYGTSNAMIEWHSTPSGSDDNVLKELDASTKTIMTGFNEYKADVLNIIPAQTAGMIAKTAGLTDNSGWCPVNMMTFESTLQKNIHVIGDAAIQSPLPKSGYAANSEAKVCVSAIIALLNDMQVPQPSYVNTCYSVIHPGDGISVAAVYRYNNATGKVESVEGSGGLTPGYDDTTMEMRAREEQYAHSWFNNITADVFS, from the coding sequence ATGAGTCAATTTACCCGTCGTAATTTTCTAAAACTCTCCGGTGCGGCTGCGGCCGTTAGTACCTTTGCCTGCTCTACCGCTCCGGCTATCGCTAGCAACAAAAAGAGGGTAGTCGTTGTCGGGGGCGGTATTGGGGGGGCTACGGCCGCCAAATATCTGCGCCTAATGGATAGCAGCATCGAAGTTACCCTCATTGAGGCTAATAAGGATTACTACACCTGCTTTATGAGCAATGAAGTCCTCAGTGGCGAGCGCGATATTGACAATATCAAGTTTGGCTACAGTGGCCTAAAAGGGCATGGTGTGACTGTGGTCCACGCCAAAGTGACCGGAATTGATGCCGATAAACAGAGGGTGATGACCGATAGCGGCGACACATTTGCTTATGATCGCTGTATCGTCTCCCCTGGGGTCAGTTTCCGCTACGATCTAATTGAAGGCTATGACGAAACCGTCGCCGAAACGATTCCCCATGCTTGGAAAGCCGGCTCCCAAACCGTCACCCTACGCAAGCAGTTAGAGGCGATGCAGGATGGCGGCACAGTCGTGATTGCCCCTCCCCCCAACCCTTTCCGCTGCCCTCCTGGCCCCTATGAGCGGGCCTCTCAAATTGCTCACTACCTCAAAAGCCACAAGCCGAAATCGAAACTTTTGATTGTCGATCCTAAGCCGGCCTTCTCCAAAAAGGGGCTGTTTGAAGCTGGCTGGCGTAAATATTACGGCTACGGCACCTCCAATGCCATGATTGAGTGGCATAGCACCCCTAGCGGCTCTGATGACAATGTGTTGAAAGAGCTTGATGCCTCAACCAAAACCATTATGACTGGCTTCAATGAGTATAAAGCTGATGTACTCAATATCATTCCAGCTCAAACGGCTGGGATGATTGCCAAAACTGCCGGCCTGACAGATAACTCTGGCTGGTGTCCTGTCAATATGATGACATTTGAGTCAACTCTACAGAAAAATATCCATGTTATCGGTGATGCGGCGATCCAAAGTCCACTACCTAAATCGGGGTACGCTGCGAACTCCGAAGCTAAGGTCTGCGTTTCGGCCATTATTGCCCTGCTCAATGACATGCAGGTGCCACAGCCCTCCTATGTCAACACCTGCTACAGCGTGATCCACCCCGGAGACGGCATCTCGGTGGCTGCTGTCTATCGCTACAATAACGCTACCGGCAAGGTTGAATCGGTTGAAGGGTCGGGCGGCCTGACACCGGGGTACGATGATACCACCATGGAGATGCGTGCCCGTGAAGAGCAGTACGCCCACTCTTGGTTTAACAACATCACTGCCGATGTCTTTAGTTAA